Genomic DNA from Klebsiella variicola:
GCTGTTCGGCATCACCGGCGCCATCGTCTGCGCCTCCAAACTGGCCTTTATGGGCTGGGGGCTGGGTATTCGCGAGCTGGATTACACCGGCTTCAGCGGCCACTCAGCGCTTTCCGCGGCCTTCTGGCCTATCTTCCTGTGGCTGCTTAGTGCTCGTTTTTCCGCGGGCTTGCAAAAAGCAGCCGTCGCCACCGGCTATATTCTGGCCGCTGTGGTGGGGTATTCACGGCTGGCCATCCATGTGCATTCTGTCTCGGAAGTGATCGCTGGCCTGCTGCTCGGCGCTGCTGGCAGCGCTTTGTTCCTGATGCTGCAAAAACGTACCACCCATTCGGAAAGCGTGAGTATTTCCTGGGGCGGCGTCGTGTGCCTTGTGATGGTCCCGCTTATCCTGTTGCATAGCGGCAATAAAGCGCCGACTCAGTCCCTGCTGGGGCAAATCGCCACCGCGGTGGGACCACTGGATAAACCCTTTACGCGTACCGATCTGCATAAGCAAGCCTGGTAATCGCCATTTGTTTTACAAGGGAAATTAAGTTTTCGCCGATTAATTAGACAAATAAGAAAATAATCTACTATATGCCAGTCAATTGAT
This window encodes:
- a CDS encoding phosphatase PAP2 family protein, producing MNWQLISFFGDSTVLLPSAAALFIVLMLRKTSRLLAWQWSLLFGITGAIVCASKLAFMGWGLGIRELDYTGFSGHSALSAAFWPIFLWLLSARFSAGLQKAAVATGYILAAVVGYSRLAIHVHSVSEVIAGLLLGAAGSALFLMLQKRTTHSESVSISWGGVVCLVMVPLILLHSGNKAPTQSLLGQIATAVGPLDKPFTRTDLHKQAW